The following proteins are co-located in the Paludibaculum fermentans genome:
- a CDS encoding metallophosphoesterase family protein, with the protein MRHLILSDIHSNLEALHAVLRNAEGAYDTIVCCGDLVGYNAAPIEVIDWARKTLSAVVRGNHDTVCCGIEDPLMFNSVAREAALWTLDELPPASRAWLAELPAGPLTFDGFEIAHGSPGGEDDYLIDTVDVSGLDQIMMRKICFFGHTHLQGGWSWQRGGIQRLTKPALSEDERIIDLDPDFLYLINPGSVGQPRDGDPRAAYAIWDSGNSLLRYRRVKYDIRAAQNRIHEAGLPEYLADRLAAGR; encoded by the coding sequence GTGCGCCACCTGATTCTCAGTGACATTCATTCGAACCTCGAGGCGCTTCACGCTGTCCTGAGGAACGCGGAAGGTGCGTACGACACCATCGTCTGCTGCGGCGACCTCGTCGGCTATAACGCCGCGCCCATTGAAGTCATTGACTGGGCCCGCAAAACGCTCTCCGCCGTGGTGCGCGGCAACCACGACACCGTCTGCTGCGGCATCGAGGATCCCCTCATGTTCAACTCGGTGGCTCGCGAAGCCGCCCTCTGGACCCTCGACGAGCTGCCGCCCGCCAGCCGTGCCTGGCTCGCCGAATTGCCCGCCGGCCCGCTCACCTTCGACGGCTTTGAAATCGCCCACGGCTCGCCCGGAGGCGAGGACGATTACCTCATCGACACGGTGGACGTCAGCGGGCTCGACCAGATCATGATGCGCAAGATCTGTTTCTTCGGCCACACCCACCTGCAGGGCGGCTGGAGCTGGCAGCGCGGCGGCATCCAGCGCCTGACGAAACCCGCCCTCAGCGAAGACGAGCGCATCATCGATCTCGACCCCGACTTCCTCTACCTGATCAACCCCGGCTCGGTGGGCCAGCCGCGGGATGGCGACCCGAGAGCCGCGTACGCCATCTGGGATTCCGGGAATTCGCTCCTCCGCTACCGCCGCGTGAAGTACGACATCCGCGCCGCGCAGAACCGCATCCACGAAGCCGGCCTGCCTGAGTACCTGGCCGACCGCCTGGCCGCCGGCCGCTAA
- a CDS encoding RsmE family RNA methyltransferase yields MFYVQEVRGEQATLRGEAAQHVRKVLRAERGQRYEISNFESIWLAEIADFGKDTVQFNLLSPVEAVTPPAALHLFPALIKFDHFEWILEKATELGVERITPIYALRTDKGLDQAAPKRMERWRKILYESGQQARRLKLPELDVPCRLEQALPRVLDHKYWMEEQQGPLPILKALPAQRAQTDTIGLLCGPEGGWDDRERAAAAAAGWTSVSLGRQILRAETAAVAGLAVIMAAWDCGA; encoded by the coding sequence ATGTTCTATGTGCAGGAGGTCCGGGGGGAGCAGGCGACCCTGCGCGGTGAGGCCGCGCAGCACGTCCGCAAGGTGCTGCGAGCCGAGCGCGGCCAGCGCTACGAGATCTCCAATTTCGAAAGTATCTGGTTGGCCGAGATCGCTGACTTCGGCAAGGACACAGTCCAATTCAACCTGCTTTCGCCGGTGGAAGCAGTCACCCCGCCCGCGGCCCTGCATCTCTTCCCCGCCCTGATCAAGTTCGATCACTTCGAGTGGATCCTCGAGAAGGCCACCGAGCTTGGAGTCGAACGCATCACGCCCATCTACGCCCTGCGCACGGACAAGGGCCTGGATCAGGCGGCGCCCAAGCGGATGGAGCGCTGGCGCAAGATCCTCTACGAATCCGGCCAGCAGGCCCGCCGGTTGAAGCTCCCGGAACTCGACGTCCCCTGCCGCCTGGAACAGGCGCTGCCGCGAGTCCTGGATCACAAGTATTGGATGGAAGAGCAGCAGGGCCCCTTACCGATCCTGAAGGCCCTGCCGGCCCAGCGCGCGCAAACCGACACCATCGGCTTGTTGTGCGGGCCGGAAGGCGGTTGGGACGATCGGGAACGGGCGGCGGCGGCCGCAGCCGGTTGGACGAGTGTTTCCCTGGGCCGCCAGATCCTGCGGGCGGAAACCGCGGCCGTGGCGGGTCTTGCGGTCATTATGGCTGCATGGGATTGCGGGGCCTAG
- the ruvA gene encoding Holliday junction branch migration protein RuvA: protein MIAHLRGILIEKHPNQAIVEAGGVGYDVQISVSTYSALPEVGAEVKLRIFTNVREDAIQLFGFREAMEKSLFEKLISVSGIGPKLAITTLSGVAAPDLVRIIRAGEVAMLTRVPGIGKKTAERIVLELRDKMEGLGAAPAATAKGPAAVILSSEQSDVVSALVNLGCQQPAAEAAVRKAAAEPGISGFEPLFRRSMELLR from the coding sequence ATGATCGCTCACCTGCGCGGCATCCTGATTGAGAAGCATCCGAACCAGGCCATTGTGGAGGCCGGCGGGGTGGGCTACGACGTGCAGATCTCCGTTTCCACCTACAGCGCGCTGCCGGAGGTCGGGGCCGAGGTGAAGCTCCGGATCTTCACCAACGTGCGGGAAGACGCGATCCAGCTCTTCGGGTTTCGCGAGGCGATGGAGAAGTCGCTGTTCGAGAAGCTGATCAGCGTGTCCGGGATCGGTCCCAAGCTGGCGATTACGACGCTGAGCGGCGTGGCGGCTCCTGACCTGGTGCGGATCATCCGCGCCGGGGAAGTGGCGATGCTGACGCGGGTGCCGGGCATTGGGAAGAAGACAGCCGAGCGCATCGTGTTGGAACTACGGGACAAGATGGAAGGGCTGGGCGCGGCTCCAGCGGCCACGGCGAAGGGGCCGGCGGCGGTGATCCTGAGCAGCGAGCAGTCGGATGTGGTGAGCGCCCTGGTCAACCTGGGCTGCCAGCAGCCGGCGGCCGAAGCAGCGGTCAGGAAAGCGGCGGCGGAACCGGGGATCAGCGGCTTCGAGCCATTGTTCCGGCGCTCGATGGAACTGTTACGTTAA
- the ruvB gene encoding Holliday junction branch migration DNA helicase RuvB yields MPDSSQSRRIVSPAATDEEIQFEASLRPKRLDDFTGQAKVKELLSVTIEAARRRGEAMDHVLLIGPPGLGKTTLANIVSQELDVPFDLTSGPMLQKKLDLTGILSNIRNRQVFFIDEIHRLLPDIEEVLYSALEDFRVDIVIGQGPGARTHSLPIAHFTGVGATTRQGLLSAPLRGRFGLILYLKHYDVPEMQKIVHRTASLLGTPIDTDAAEEVARRSRGTPRIANRLLRRVRDYAQVRAEGHVDLKVARMALDLLEVDRFGLDEIDKKIMLTVLEKYGGGPVGLSTIAASTDEEPDTIEEVYEPYLMQLGFLDRTPRGRMATERAFEYFNVPRRPMGWGMGPNQPKLF; encoded by the coding sequence ATGCCGGATTCCAGCCAGTCGCGCCGAATTGTATCGCCTGCCGCCACGGACGAAGAGATCCAATTCGAGGCCAGCCTGCGCCCCAAGCGGCTGGACGATTTCACCGGCCAGGCCAAGGTCAAAGAGCTGCTAAGTGTCACGATCGAAGCGGCCAGGCGGCGCGGCGAGGCGATGGACCACGTGCTGCTGATCGGGCCTCCCGGTTTGGGTAAGACCACGCTGGCCAACATCGTTTCCCAGGAGTTGGATGTCCCCTTCGATCTGACGTCAGGTCCGATGCTGCAGAAGAAGCTCGACCTGACGGGCATCCTGTCGAACATCCGCAACCGGCAGGTCTTCTTCATCGACGAAATCCACCGGCTGCTGCCGGATATCGAGGAAGTGCTGTATTCGGCCCTGGAGGATTTCCGGGTGGATATCGTGATCGGGCAGGGACCGGGGGCGAGGACGCACTCACTGCCGATCGCCCATTTCACAGGGGTGGGGGCGACGACTCGGCAGGGCCTGTTGAGCGCTCCGCTGCGCGGGCGGTTTGGCCTGATCCTGTACCTGAAGCACTACGACGTGCCCGAGATGCAGAAGATCGTGCATCGCACGGCGAGCCTGTTGGGGACTCCGATTGACACGGATGCGGCGGAAGAGGTGGCGCGCCGGAGCCGTGGCACTCCGCGTATTGCGAACCGGCTGCTGCGGCGGGTCCGGGACTATGCGCAGGTGCGGGCCGAGGGGCATGTCGACCTGAAGGTGGCGCGGATGGCGCTGGACCTGTTGGAAGTCGACCGGTTCGGGCTGGACGAGATCGATAAGAAGATCATGCTGACCGTGCTGGAGAAGTACGGCGGCGGTCCGGTGGGGCTGAGCACGATTGCCGCCTCGACGGACGAGGAGCCGGACACGATCGAAGAAGTGTACGAGCCCTACCTGATGCAGTTGGGGTTCCTGGACCGGACGCCGCGCGGGCGCATGGCCACGGAACGGGCCTTCGAGTACTTCAATGTGCCGCGGCGGCCGATGGGCTGGGGCATGGGTCCGAATCAACCGAAGCTTTTCTAA
- a CDS encoding polyphosphate kinase 2 family protein has protein sequence MKKQEGGRIDSFVDRMIVPPGRKRLSVTKDFDAAWKPKSMDKKQATAALEEGIRLLVEFQDKLYAQDNYALLVIFQAMDAAGKDGVIKHVMSGLNPQGCQVYSFKAPSTEELDHDYLWRCYKALPERGRIGIFNRSYYEEVLITKVHPSIIESQKLPPHLKDKKIFQRRYREINNFEEYLHNNGIVVLKFFLNVSRDEQKKRFLERIDREEKNWKFSAADAKERGHWDEYMQAYEDCLVATSTKEAPWYVIPADNKWVSRLAVARIIYQTLKGLKLHYPTVSEPQKQALAEAKRMLEGEN, from the coding sequence ATGAAGAAGCAGGAGGGTGGCAGGATCGACAGTTTCGTGGACAGGATGATCGTCCCGCCCGGCCGGAAGAGGCTGTCCGTCACCAAGGATTTCGATGCTGCCTGGAAGCCGAAATCCATGGACAAGAAGCAGGCAACGGCTGCCCTGGAGGAGGGTATCCGGCTGCTGGTCGAGTTCCAGGACAAACTCTATGCGCAGGATAACTATGCGTTGCTGGTCATCTTCCAGGCCATGGATGCCGCCGGCAAGGACGGCGTCATCAAGCATGTGATGAGCGGCCTGAATCCGCAAGGCTGCCAGGTGTACAGCTTCAAAGCGCCGTCCACTGAGGAACTGGATCACGACTACCTCTGGCGCTGCTACAAGGCCCTGCCCGAGCGCGGCCGCATCGGCATCTTCAATCGCTCGTACTACGAGGAGGTGCTCATCACCAAGGTGCATCCCTCCATCATCGAGAGCCAGAAGCTTCCGCCTCACCTCAAGGACAAGAAGATCTTCCAGCGCCGCTACCGCGAGATCAACAACTTCGAAGAGTACCTGCACAACAACGGCATCGTGGTCCTTAAGTTCTTCCTGAACGTCTCACGCGACGAGCAGAAGAAACGCTTCCTCGAGCGCATCGACCGCGAAGAGAAGAACTGGAAGTTCTCCGCCGCCGACGCCAAGGAGCGCGGCCACTGGGATGAGTACATGCAGGCCTACGAAGACTGCCTGGTTGCCACCAGCACCAAAGAAGCGCCGTGGTATGTCATTCCGGCTGACAACAAATGGGTCTCCCGGCTCGCCGTGGCGCGCATCATCTACCAGACCCTGAAGGGCCTGAAGCTGCACTACCCCACGGTGTCGGAGCCCCAGAAGCAGGCGCTGGCCGAAGCCAAACGCATGCTGGAGGGCGAAAACTAG
- a CDS encoding glycoside hydrolase family 2 protein, whose amino-acid sequence MRLALVLVSIVSFAFAQQVPRPEHPQPQFMRGAWQSLNGTWSFEFDDAGKGLQEDWAVAGRKFSRSIVVPFCFESSRSGIGDTSFHPVVWYQRSFTVPGEWKGRSVLLNFGAVDYQAEVWVNGRSAGSHEGGNTPFKFEITPLLKAGANTVTVRAWDPPTDRSIPRGKQYWEPKSRSIFYTRTSGIWQSVWLEATGASRIDSLKTDASISGAVDFQTRIANPEPGLTLSYTIKNGETVVATGTGAASDGKYAAAGAFVRSPRLWSVERPNLYDVTLQLKKGDTVVDTVQSYFGFRKVALENGKVTLNGRPVYLKFVLDQGYWPESLLTPPSDEAIQYDIRMTKEMGFNGARKHQKLEDPRFLYWADKMGFLVSDEMANAYLFDEQYVQRFQKEWLEAVERDINHPSVIIWAPLNESWGVPDVTDPRQQSHLRALYHMTKSMDPSRLVIDNEGWQHTEATDLFAVHDYTANYGDLKARWAKVEVKPGAALPPHGVNYLAPGNVYNGSPLYLSEFGGIAYILPGSKVPDEAWGYSGVEKTPEAALNRLSGQFDAIAQSPIIGICYTQITDVEQEINGLMTYDRKPKFDVKELKKMNDRLR is encoded by the coding sequence ATGCGTTTGGCTCTAGTACTAGTCTCTATCGTCTCGTTTGCTTTTGCTCAGCAGGTCCCCCGGCCCGAACATCCCCAACCCCAGTTTATGCGCGGCGCCTGGCAGAGCCTGAACGGAACCTGGTCGTTCGAGTTCGACGACGCCGGCAAAGGCTTGCAGGAAGACTGGGCCGTGGCAGGCAGGAAATTCTCCAGGTCGATTGTGGTTCCCTTCTGCTTTGAGAGCAGCCGGAGCGGGATCGGCGACACGTCGTTTCACCCCGTGGTCTGGTATCAGCGCAGTTTCACGGTGCCCGGCGAGTGGAAGGGGCGCAGTGTCCTGCTCAACTTCGGCGCCGTGGACTACCAGGCTGAAGTGTGGGTGAACGGGCGCAGCGCGGGCTCGCACGAAGGCGGAAACACACCGTTCAAATTCGAGATCACGCCGCTGTTGAAGGCGGGCGCCAATACAGTTACGGTGCGCGCCTGGGATCCTCCTACAGACCGGTCCATCCCACGCGGCAAACAGTATTGGGAGCCAAAGTCGCGCAGCATTTTCTATACGCGGACCTCCGGCATCTGGCAGAGCGTGTGGCTGGAGGCTACGGGGGCCAGCCGGATTGACTCGCTAAAGACCGATGCGTCCATCTCAGGCGCAGTGGATTTCCAGACGCGGATCGCGAACCCTGAGCCGGGCTTGACCCTGTCCTACACGATAAAGAACGGAGAAACCGTGGTGGCCACGGGCACGGGCGCAGCTTCCGACGGGAAGTATGCGGCGGCGGGCGCCTTTGTGCGGAGCCCGCGATTGTGGTCAGTGGAGCGGCCGAACCTCTATGACGTGACGCTGCAGTTGAAGAAGGGCGACACGGTGGTCGACACGGTACAGAGCTACTTCGGTTTCCGCAAAGTCGCCCTCGAGAACGGCAAGGTGACCCTCAACGGGCGGCCGGTGTACCTGAAATTCGTCCTCGACCAGGGCTACTGGCCGGAGAGCCTGTTGACGCCGCCGTCCGACGAGGCGATCCAGTACGACATCCGGATGACCAAGGAGATGGGTTTCAACGGGGCACGCAAGCACCAGAAGCTGGAGGATCCGCGCTTTCTGTATTGGGCCGACAAGATGGGCTTCCTGGTGTCGGACGAAATGGCCAACGCGTACCTGTTCGATGAGCAGTACGTGCAGCGGTTCCAGAAGGAGTGGCTGGAAGCGGTGGAGCGGGACATCAACCACCCGTCCGTCATCATCTGGGCGCCGCTGAACGAGAGTTGGGGTGTTCCGGATGTGACGGACCCGCGGCAGCAGAGCCACCTGCGGGCGCTGTACCACATGACGAAATCGATGGATCCCTCGCGGCTGGTGATCGACAACGAAGGCTGGCAGCACACGGAGGCGACAGACCTGTTCGCGGTGCACGACTATACGGCGAACTATGGTGACTTGAAGGCTCGCTGGGCGAAGGTGGAGGTGAAGCCAGGTGCGGCGCTGCCGCCGCATGGGGTGAATTACCTGGCTCCGGGCAATGTGTACAACGGGTCGCCCCTATACCTGAGCGAGTTTGGCGGAATTGCGTACATCCTTCCAGGCTCCAAGGTGCCGGACGAGGCATGGGGCTACTCGGGCGTCGAGAAGACGCCGGAAGCCGCGCTGAACCGTCTGAGCGGGCAGTTCGACGCCATCGCCCAGAGCCCGATCATCGGCATCTGCTACACGCAGATCACCGATGTGGAGCAGGAGATCAACGGCCTGATGACCTACGACCGCAAGCCCAAGTTCGACGTGAAAGAGCTGAAGAAGATGAACGACCGGCTGAGGTAG
- a CDS encoding polysaccharide deacetylase family protein codes for MILFLIVFLCLPLAAQDAPKRSVAFTYDDLPNGGAQLPLDQLTAMTTKLVDSLRQAKIPAIGFVNESKLDVEGERPQRIALLQQWLNAGFPLGNHTYSHPDINKVPMLSYQEDILKGEQVISGLMKEHGQTLSWFRHPFTHTGNTEQARETLEGFLQRKGYRIAPFTVETSDYMFALIYRNALEKGDQAAATRIRTAYVDYTERMFGWFERLSQDTLGYELPQILLIHANQLNADALPGLTAMLGRRGYSFVSLEKAMKDEAYRRRDGYVGDSGPSWLHRWAIAANKPSRLRDEPDPPSWVVELYREQSK; via the coding sequence ATGATTCTATTTCTAATCGTGTTCCTGTGCCTGCCGCTTGCCGCTCAGGATGCCCCCAAGCGCAGCGTCGCCTTTACCTACGACGATCTGCCTAACGGTGGAGCACAGTTGCCGCTCGACCAGCTTACGGCCATGACCACGAAACTGGTCGACAGCTTGAGGCAGGCTAAAATCCCAGCCATCGGCTTCGTCAACGAAAGCAAGCTCGACGTGGAAGGCGAACGCCCCCAACGCATTGCCCTCCTGCAGCAATGGCTCAACGCCGGCTTCCCGTTGGGCAACCACACCTACTCCCACCCCGACATCAACAAAGTGCCCATGCTCAGTTACCAGGAGGACATCCTCAAAGGCGAGCAGGTGATCAGCGGGCTGATGAAGGAGCACGGCCAGACGCTTTCCTGGTTCCGCCACCCGTTCACCCACACCGGGAATACCGAGCAGGCCCGGGAGACCCTCGAAGGCTTCCTGCAGCGCAAGGGCTACCGCATCGCGCCCTTCACCGTCGAGACTTCCGACTACATGTTCGCGCTGATCTATCGCAATGCCCTGGAGAAGGGCGACCAGGCGGCCGCCACCCGCATCCGGACCGCTTATGTGGACTACACGGAGCGTATGTTTGGCTGGTTCGAGCGCCTCTCCCAGGACACGCTCGGCTACGAGCTGCCGCAGATCCTCCTCATCCACGCCAACCAACTGAATGCCGATGCACTGCCGGGCCTGACCGCCATGCTGGGCCGCCGGGGCTACTCCTTCGTCAGCCTGGAGAAGGCAATGAAGGATGAAGCCTACCGCCGGCGCGACGGGTATGTCGGCGACAGCGGTCCCTCGTGGCTGCACCGCTGGGCCATCGCGGCCAACAAGCCCAGCCGCCTGCGCGACGAGCCCGATCCTCCATCCTGGGTCGTCGAACTCTACCGGGAGCAGTCCAAGTGA
- a CDS encoding VWA domain-containing protein, with translation MKRILISLLTCTALLAQKQDETPVFRTSSNLVIVTVFVRDKDGKPLKNMKREDFVVTENGKPQTISVFDFQELSGPPREAQTVVEARPETPAAKAAAPAAAPTGSQRYRDRRLLVLFFDWSSLPEADQVRAKAAAEKFLREQMTPADLVEIVSFGSKLKVEQEFTDDKDDLMRVIKRFQTGSMSELAAVGATNVDNSDDTAAYTADDTEFNIFNTDRKLAALDDLARTLGALPEKKAIVYFSSGISRTGDDNQAQLRATVNSAVRANVSFYPIDVRGLTADPPGGSASSGGGARGTGLYTGQTQSSQRQSMYDSQDTLTMLASDTGGKALLDNNELVMGIQQAQEDLQSYYILGYYSSDERRDGQFRRVDVKIAQTSAMRQQAKLDYRKGYFAEKEFKSFGTYDKEKQLSDALLLGDPVTELRLALEVNWFRIGKERYFVPVAVKIPGSAIPLKKQGSAETTTFDFIGQITNAKGSIMGNVRDAIKIQLRDQNAGQLANRSLMYDTGFTLLPGDYTIKMLVRENQTGKMGTFETKFQIPDLSSVKTGMKMSSVVWSGQRIPVTEAVGLADKKLKKQDTHPLVDNNQKLLPSVTHVFRKGQSMYVYAEMYDPAAPEPANKPAVTAAVTIYQEKKLVMQSQPVQVTALRANRMNTAGVLLEIPLTSLAPGEYTAQLNLVDQAGQKFSFSRASLVVLAR, from the coding sequence ATGAAGCGCATACTGATCAGCCTGCTCACCTGCACCGCGCTTCTTGCGCAGAAACAGGACGAGACCCCGGTCTTCCGGACCTCGTCCAACCTGGTGATTGTGACCGTCTTTGTCCGCGACAAGGACGGCAAGCCGCTGAAGAACATGAAGCGCGAGGACTTCGTCGTCACGGAGAACGGCAAGCCCCAGACCATCAGCGTTTTCGATTTCCAGGAATTGAGCGGTCCGCCGCGCGAGGCGCAAACCGTGGTGGAGGCGCGGCCCGAGACACCCGCCGCGAAAGCGGCGGCGCCCGCAGCGGCCCCGACGGGCAGCCAACGCTACCGCGACCGCCGCCTGTTGGTGCTGTTCTTTGACTGGAGTTCGTTGCCCGAGGCCGACCAGGTGCGCGCCAAGGCGGCCGCTGAGAAGTTCCTGCGCGAGCAGATGACCCCGGCCGATCTGGTCGAGATCGTCAGCTTTGGATCCAAGTTGAAGGTGGAGCAGGAGTTCACCGACGACAAGGACGACCTGATGCGGGTGATCAAGCGGTTCCAGACCGGCTCGATGAGCGAACTGGCCGCGGTGGGCGCCACGAACGTCGACAACAGCGACGATACGGCCGCCTATACGGCCGACGACACGGAATTCAACATCTTCAACACCGACAGGAAGCTGGCCGCGCTGGACGACCTGGCCCGGACGCTGGGGGCCCTGCCGGAGAAGAAGGCGATCGTTTACTTCTCCAGCGGGATCAGCCGGACGGGCGACGACAACCAGGCGCAGTTGCGGGCGACGGTGAACTCGGCGGTCCGCGCGAATGTCAGCTTCTATCCGATTGATGTGCGCGGATTGACGGCGGACCCTCCCGGCGGCTCGGCTTCCAGTGGCGGCGGCGCGCGCGGCACCGGCTTGTATACCGGCCAGACCCAGAGCAGCCAGCGGCAGTCGATGTACGACTCGCAGGACACGCTCACCATGCTGGCCTCCGATACGGGCGGCAAGGCACTACTCGACAACAATGAACTCGTGATGGGCATCCAGCAGGCACAGGAAGACCTGCAGAGCTATTACATCCTGGGCTACTACTCGAGCGACGAACGGCGCGACGGCCAGTTCCGGCGCGTCGATGTCAAGATTGCCCAGACCTCCGCCATGCGCCAGCAGGCCAAGCTGGATTACCGGAAGGGCTACTTCGCCGAAAAGGAGTTCAAGAGCTTCGGCACCTACGACAAGGAGAAGCAGCTCTCCGATGCGCTGTTGCTGGGCGATCCTGTCACGGAGTTGCGCCTGGCTTTGGAAGTGAACTGGTTCCGCATCGGGAAAGAACGCTACTTCGTGCCGGTGGCGGTGAAGATTCCCGGCTCGGCGATTCCCCTGAAGAAACAGGGCAGCGCGGAGACGACCACTTTCGACTTCATCGGGCAGATCACGAACGCCAAGGGCTCGATCATGGGCAACGTTCGCGACGCGATCAAGATTCAGTTGCGCGACCAGAACGCCGGGCAGCTCGCGAATCGCAGCCTGATGTACGACACGGGCTTCACCCTGCTGCCGGGCGACTACACCATCAAGATGCTGGTGCGGGAGAACCAGACGGGCAAGATGGGCACGTTCGAGACGAAGTTCCAGATTCCTGATCTGTCCTCCGTCAAGACCGGGATGAAGATGTCGAGTGTGGTCTGGAGCGGCCAGCGTATCCCGGTGACCGAGGCCGTGGGCCTGGCCGACAAGAAGCTCAAGAAGCAGGATACGCATCCGCTGGTGGACAACAACCAGAAGCTGCTGCCCAGCGTCACGCATGTCTTTCGCAAAGGCCAGAGCATGTATGTCTACGCGGAGATGTACGATCCGGCAGCTCCGGAACCGGCCAACAAACCGGCCGTGACGGCGGCGGTGACGATCTACCAGGAGAAGAAGCTGGTGATGCAGTCGCAGCCGGTGCAGGTGACGGCCCTGCGGGCGAACCGCATGAATACGGCGGGCGTACTGCTGGAGATTCCGCTTACCAGCCTGGCGCCCGGAGAGTACACGGCGCAGCTCAACCTGGTGGATCAAGCTGGGCAGAAGTTCTCGTTCTCGCGGGCTTCACTGGTGGTGCTGGCGCGGTAG